In bacterium, the genomic window GCAGATTCTTGCGAACACCGATAGCCTGACCCACCTCTACAACCGACGACAGCTCTATCCCATCATGCAGAAGGTGCTTGAGCACGCGATCAGGAAAAAGGTCCCGTTCTCGGTCCTGCTGATCGACATCGACCACTTCAAGAAGTTCAATGACACGTACGGCCACGCGGGGGGAGACCTGTTGCTGGTGGGTTTCGCCGACAAGATGAGGTCGGCGATCCGTCAAATGGATTCCGCCTTCCGGTTCGGCGGGGAGGAGTTCGTCGTTCTCCTCCCGGAAACCACGGGAGAGGATGCGATGATACCCGCCGAGCGATTCCGTCAAATGATCGCCGCCAGCCGGTTTCCCATGCCCCCGGACGGCAGGCCGGTGTCGGTCACCATCTCCGTAGGCATCGCCGCGTACCGGAGCGGGGATACGCTCGACGATGTGATCCGGCATGCGGACCTTGCGATGTACGCCGCAAAAAGCGGAGGGAGAAACAGGGTCGCCGACTTCGACCGGCTGACCAGGTCGGAATCGTCTTAGAGAATCGGGAGGCCGGCGGGGTTTTGCCTCCCCCCCTGTCGGTATGGTAGATTCAATTTTTCCTATCGAGGGGGAGGTTCGATGGCGATCACGCGGGAAGAGGTGCTTCACGTCGCCCGCCTGGCGCGTCTGGCGTTGTCGGACGACGAGGTCGGGCGTCTCGGCGACCAGCTCTCCGCGATCCTCGACTATGTGAAGCAGCTCGACCGGCTGGACACGAGGGACGTCGTGCCGACCTCCCACGCCGTCGAGAAGGGGACCCCCATGCGCGACGACGTGGTGGAGCCCTTCGGGGACCGGGAGGCGCTCCTCGCGAACGCCCCCGACCGGCATAACGACTGTTTCCGCGTCCCGCGGATCATCGAAGATTAGGGGAGCGGACCGAGCGGCATGGCGAACGTCCCCGTCCACGAGTGGACCCTCCTCGAAGCGGCGCGCAGGGTGCGGGAGAAGGAGATCTCCTCCCGCGAGCTGACCGCCGCGATCCTCGCGCGGATCGAGGCGCTCGATCCGAAGGTCCGCGCGTACGTCACCGTCCTTCCGGAAGCCGCGGCGGCGCAGGCGGCGGCGTGCGACGAGGAGCAGGCGAAGGGGACCCTCCGCGGCCCGTTTCACGGGGTTCCGATCGGGCTCAAGGACATCTTCTGCACCCGCGGCGTGCGCACCACCTGCGGAAGCCGGATCCTGCGCGACTTCCTTCCCCCCTACGACGCCTGCGTGGCGGAGCGGGTCCTCGCCGCCGGCGCGGTCCTGCCCGGGAAGCAGAACATGGACGAGTTCGCGATGGGCTCCTCGACGGAGACCTCCTTCTTCGGTCCCACCCGCAACCCGTGGGACCTGTCGCGCATCCCGGGCGGCTCCTCGGGGGGAACGGCGGCGGCGGTGGCCGCCGCGATGTGCTTCGCGGGCGTCGGCACCGATACGGGCGGCTCGATCCGC contains:
- the gatC gene encoding Asp-tRNA(Asn)/Glu-tRNA(Gln) amidotransferase subunit GatC, coding for MAITREEVLHVARLARLALSDDEVGRLGDQLSAILDYVKQLDRLDTRDVVPTSHAVEKGTPMRDDVVEPFGDREALLANAPDRHNDCFRVPRIIED